A genome region from Mycolicibacterium litorale includes the following:
- a CDS encoding pirin family protein, whose protein sequence is MPAITADTLTLPRVTSPAPSDTERPVRSITTGPRGFEGEGFPVVRAFAGVSAADLDPFIHMDQMGEVEYEPGEPRGTDWHPHRGFETVTYMIDGRFAHQDSHGGGGLITDGATQWMTAGSGILHIETPPAELVESGGIFHGIQLWVNLPRKDKFAAPRYQAIEGGEVRLLASEDGGALVRIIAGDIDGARGPGSTHTPITMAHATVEPGARLNIPWNRDFNALMYVLSGRGAVGPVGHPIRQGQLAVFGPGDRLSVAADPTQDSHRPALEVLILGGRPIREPVFHYGPFVMNSKSELIQAVEDYEAGKFGSIPPDALMPHTSGR, encoded by the coding sequence ATGCCTGCCATCACCGCTGACACCCTGACGCTGCCCCGCGTGACGTCACCCGCGCCCTCCGACACCGAGCGGCCCGTCCGCTCGATCACCACCGGTCCCCGCGGCTTCGAAGGCGAGGGCTTCCCCGTCGTCCGCGCGTTCGCCGGCGTCAGCGCCGCCGACCTCGACCCCTTCATCCACATGGACCAGATGGGCGAGGTGGAATACGAGCCGGGGGAACCCCGCGGCACCGACTGGCACCCGCACCGCGGGTTCGAGACCGTCACCTACATGATCGACGGCCGGTTCGCCCACCAGGACTCCCATGGCGGCGGCGGCCTGATCACCGACGGCGCCACCCAGTGGATGACGGCCGGTTCCGGCATCCTGCACATCGAGACCCCGCCCGCCGAACTCGTCGAGAGCGGTGGCATCTTCCACGGCATCCAGCTGTGGGTGAATCTGCCGCGCAAGGACAAGTTCGCCGCCCCGCGTTATCAGGCCATCGAGGGTGGCGAGGTCAGGTTGCTGGCATCCGAGGACGGCGGCGCACTGGTCCGCATCATCGCCGGCGACATCGACGGCGCGCGCGGTCCGGGATCGACGCACACGCCGATCACGATGGCGCATGCGACCGTGGAACCCGGTGCGCGACTGAACATTCCGTGGAACCGGGACTTCAACGCGCTGATGTACGTGCTGTCCGGACGCGGCGCCGTCGGACCCGTCGGCCATCCGATCCGTCAGGGCCAGCTCGCGGTGTTCGGTCCCGGCGACCGCCTGAGCGTGGCGGCCGACCCCACCCAGGACTCCCACCGCCCGGCCCTCGAGGTGCTGATCCTCGGCGGCAGGCCGATCCGTGAGCCGGTCTTCCACTACGGGCCGTTCGTGATGAACTCGAAGTCCGAGCTGATCCAAGCGGTCGAGGACTACGAGGCCGGCAAGTTCGGCTCCATCCCGCCGGACGCGCTGATGCCGCACACGTCCGGGCGCTGA
- a CDS encoding putative PEP-binding protein has translation MFGSTPVCVVLSTDFCNLSHMSTSGDVPVSGTVLRGVPVVVGVRYAPVVRPGRLPAPEEDTAAPGDPLAEAERFRAAVTAVAGRLRDRASRTAGAAAEVLSATATLAEDRAWLGAAEKRIAAGSPAEPAVRDAVAQFTDLFTTMGGLMAERVTDLQDIRDRVVAELRGMPEPGVPLPDVPSILCAEDLAPADTAGLDPSLVIGFATSGGGPTSHTAIIARQLGIPCVVAVGGLDDVPAGAMVLIDGDAGTVTVAPDPSAAADAVASARRAEDRTAHWSGPGATADGHPVGILVNIADGAAARAARQTPAEGVGLFRTELCFLDRDTEPTVAEQAQIYGEVLDAFAGHKVVIRTLDAGSDKPLAFAGQPEEANPALGVRGVRIAHGNPGLLERQLAGIAAAAEATGNRPWVMAPMIATADEAREFAAAVRRFGLTPGVMVEVPAAALLADRILEHVEFLSIGTNDLAQYTMAADRMSAELAALTDPWQPAVLALVAMAARAGAAAGKPVGVCGEAAADPLLACVLTGLGVSSLSAASAAIGRVGAKLAEVTLPQCREAADAVLASAGPAEARAAALAALG, from the coding sequence ATGTTTGGTTCTACGCCCGTTTGTGTTGTGTTGTCAACGGATTTCTGTAATCTGTCTCACATGAGCACATCAGGTGATGTCCCCGTCTCCGGCACGGTGCTGCGCGGGGTGCCCGTCGTCGTCGGCGTGCGGTACGCCCCGGTCGTGCGGCCGGGGCGCCTCCCGGCCCCGGAGGAGGACACGGCCGCACCGGGGGATCCGCTCGCCGAGGCCGAGCGGTTCCGGGCGGCCGTCACCGCCGTCGCCGGACGCCTGCGCGACCGCGCCTCCCGCACCGCAGGGGCCGCCGCGGAGGTGTTGTCGGCGACCGCGACGCTCGCCGAGGACCGGGCCTGGCTCGGGGCCGCCGAGAAGCGCATCGCCGCGGGATCGCCGGCCGAACCCGCCGTGCGAGACGCCGTCGCCCAGTTCACCGACCTCTTCACCACGATGGGCGGACTGATGGCCGAACGGGTCACCGACCTGCAGGACATCCGCGACCGCGTGGTCGCCGAACTGCGCGGGATGCCCGAGCCCGGGGTGCCGCTGCCGGACGTCCCGTCGATCCTGTGCGCCGAGGACCTCGCGCCCGCCGACACGGCGGGCCTCGACCCGTCGCTCGTCATCGGGTTCGCCACCTCCGGCGGCGGGCCCACCAGCCACACCGCGATCATCGCCCGACAGCTGGGCATCCCGTGCGTGGTCGCCGTCGGTGGACTCGACGACGTCCCCGCCGGGGCGATGGTGCTGATCGACGGCGACGCGGGCACGGTGACCGTCGCACCCGACCCGTCGGCCGCGGCGGACGCCGTCGCATCCGCGCGACGGGCCGAGGACCGCACGGCGCACTGGAGCGGGCCCGGCGCGACCGCCGACGGACATCCCGTGGGCATCCTGGTCAACATCGCCGACGGGGCGGCGGCGCGGGCGGCGCGCCAGACACCGGCCGAGGGCGTCGGCCTGTTCCGCACCGAACTGTGCTTCCTCGACCGCGACACCGAACCGACGGTGGCCGAACAGGCGCAGATCTACGGTGAGGTGCTCGACGCATTCGCCGGACACAAGGTCGTCATCCGCACCCTCGACGCGGGATCCGACAAACCGCTCGCCTTCGCGGGTCAGCCCGAGGAGGCGAACCCGGCGCTCGGCGTGCGCGGGGTCCGTATCGCGCACGGCAACCCGGGTCTGCTCGAGCGGCAACTGGCGGGCATCGCCGCCGCGGCCGAGGCCACCGGCAACCGGCCGTGGGTGATGGCGCCGATGATCGCCACCGCCGACGAGGCACGCGAATTCGCCGCGGCGGTACGGCGATTCGGCCTGACCCCCGGAGTGATGGTCGAGGTGCCCGCCGCCGCCCTGCTGGCCGACCGGATCCTCGAACACGTCGAGTTCCTGTCCATCGGCACCAACGATCTGGCCCAGTACACGATGGCCGCCGACCGGATGTCCGCCGAACTGGCCGCGCTGACCGATCCGTGGCAGCCGGCGGTGCTGGCGCTGGTCGCGATGGCGGCCCGCGCCGGGGCCGCGGCCGGTAAACCCGTCGGCGTATGCGGTGAGGCGGCGGCCGATCCGTTGCTCGCCTGCGTGCTCACCGGGCTCGGGGTGTCGTCTCTGTCGGCGGCGTCCGCGGCGATCGGGCGGGTCGGCGCGAAGCTCGCGGAGGTGACCCTCCCGCAGTGCCGGGAGGCGGCCGACGCCGTTCTGGCCAGTGCCGGGCCTGCCGAGGCGCGCGCCGCCGCGCTTGCCGCGCTGGGCTGA
- a CDS encoding DeoR/GlpR family DNA-binding transcription regulator, with product MYAEERQQAIASLVMQKGRASVTELAEAYDVTTETVRRDLAALDRAGLLRRVHGGAVPARALHLVEAGVNERDATRADHKDAIAAAAVDYVPASGASVLIDAGTTTARIAAQLPTDRDLVVVTNSVPIAARLAGVPSVRLQLLGGRVRGLTQAAVGEQALSVLDDLRVDVAFMGTNGISLRHGLSTPDSEEAAVKRAMVRAANYVVAAADSSKVGREELVSFAPLDCVDTLITDTEIDPAYRDRLVERGVEVVLA from the coding sequence ATGTACGCCGAAGAACGGCAACAGGCCATCGCCTCGCTGGTGATGCAGAAGGGGCGCGCCTCGGTGACCGAACTGGCCGAGGCCTACGACGTCACGACCGAAACCGTCCGGCGCGACCTGGCGGCCCTCGACCGCGCCGGCCTGTTGCGCCGCGTCCACGGCGGCGCCGTCCCCGCCCGCGCCCTGCACCTCGTCGAGGCGGGCGTCAACGAACGCGACGCCACCCGGGCCGACCACAAGGATGCGATCGCCGCCGCGGCGGTCGACTACGTCCCGGCGAGCGGCGCCAGCGTGCTGATCGACGCGGGCACCACCACCGCCCGGATCGCGGCGCAACTGCCCACCGACCGCGACCTCGTGGTCGTGACGAACTCCGTGCCGATCGCCGCCCGACTGGCCGGGGTGCCGTCGGTGCGCCTGCAACTGCTCGGCGGACGGGTGCGCGGCCTGACCCAGGCCGCCGTCGGCGAGCAGGCGCTGTCCGTACTCGACGACCTGCGGGTGGACGTGGCGTTCATGGGCACCAACGGCATCAGCCTGCGGCACGGCCTGTCCACCCCGGACAGCGAGGAGGCCGCGGTCAAGCGCGCGATGGTGCGGGCGGCCAACTACGTCGTCGCCGCCGCCGACTCGTCGAAGGTCGGCCGCGAGGAGTTGGTCAGCTTCGCGCCGCTGGACTGCGTCGACACGTTGATCACCGACACCGAGATCGATCCCGCGTACCGTGATCGACTGGTCGAGCGGGGTGTGGAGGTGGTGCTGGCATGA
- the pfkB gene encoding 1-phosphofructokinase, producing the protein MIVTVTPNPSIDRTVTLPGPLTRGAVQRISSVTSEPGGKGVNVARVLTQAGMDVIALLPAAPGDPLVTALHSSGVPFRTVAVTEPVRTNLAITESDGTTTKINEPGAALDAAAREALTRSIVDAAAHASWVVMSGSLPPGLPDGWYADVVALLASLPCRVAVDTSEGPLAALAAGFDRAAPDLIKPNAEELAGLVGGSAEQLEAAVAQGDPAPVVAAGARLVGRGVGAVLATLGAAGAVLVDATGAWLATPPPIVARSTVGAGDSSLAGYVRAAVDGAAPPDRLRTAVAYGSAAAALPGTALPTPAQLDLDGVTVTPIHPSVTPAPVTS; encoded by the coding sequence ATGATCGTCACCGTCACGCCCAACCCGAGCATCGACCGTACGGTCACGCTGCCCGGGCCACTGACCCGCGGTGCGGTGCAACGGATCTCGTCGGTCACCAGCGAGCCGGGCGGCAAAGGCGTCAACGTCGCGCGGGTGCTCACGCAGGCCGGGATGGACGTCATCGCGCTGCTGCCCGCCGCACCCGGCGACCCGCTGGTGACCGCGTTGCATTCCAGCGGCGTGCCGTTCCGCACCGTCGCGGTGACCGAACCGGTGCGCACCAACCTCGCGATCACAGAATCCGACGGCACCACAACCAAAATCAACGAGCCCGGGGCCGCCCTCGATGCCGCCGCCCGCGAGGCGCTGACCCGGTCGATCGTCGACGCCGCCGCCCACGCATCGTGGGTGGTGATGTCCGGATCGCTGCCGCCGGGACTGCCGGACGGCTGGTACGCCGACGTCGTCGCGCTGCTGGCGTCGCTGCCGTGCCGCGTCGCGGTGGACACCTCCGAGGGACCGCTCGCCGCCCTCGCCGCGGGCTTCGACCGGGCCGCACCCGACCTGATCAAACCGAACGCCGAGGAACTGGCCGGCCTCGTGGGCGGCTCCGCCGAACAGTTGGAAGCCGCTGTGGCACAGGGCGACCCGGCACCGGTGGTCGCGGCGGGTGCTCGTCTCGTCGGCCGTGGTGTCGGCGCCGTGCTCGCCACGCTGGGCGCGGCGGGTGCGGTGCTGGTCGACGCGACCGGGGCGTGGCTCGCCACCCCGCCGCCGATCGTGGCACGCAGCACCGTCGGCGCCGGCGACTCATCGCTGGCCGGATACGTTCGCGCGGCCGTCGACGGCGCCGCACCACCGGATCGCCTGCGGACGGCCGTGGCGTACGGTTCGGCCGCCGCGGCGCTACCCGGCACCGCCCTGCCCACCCCCGCGCAACTCGACCTCGACGGCGTGACCGTCACCCCCATCCACCCGTCGGTCACCCCGGCGCCCGTCACCTCCTGA
- a CDS encoding PTS fructose transporter subunit IIABC, with amino-acid sequence MSTPAAAPIITADLVVLDTGNGQADQAGTADKAAVIGRLAHRLADAGRTTDPDGLVGAALAREGQSATGLPGGIAIPHCRSPYVDTATIGFARLDPGVDFGAPDGPADLVFLIAAPESGGAEHMKLLSSLARALVRKDFVASLRAAATADDVVSLVEGVVNPQAAPTAPAPAAQPPAAEKAAAEPARQRSLVAVTACPTGIAHTYMAADSLVAAAKKAGVALHVETQGSSGSTPLSAQTIDEADAVIFATDVGVKDRQRFAGKPVIASGVKRAINEPDKMVADALAAADNPDAARVEGSAGASAAAAPSGDVGWGTRTRQILLTGVSYMIPFVAAGGLLIALGFLFAGYDIANTPEGETNSLGNIIATTNSLTNLPSGGFLQYLGAILFTLGGLAFSFLVPALAGYIAFAIADRPGIAPGFTAGAVAVYVGGGFIGGIVGGLIAGFAALWISRIKVPQWARGLMPVVIIPLFASLVVGLLMFLLLGRPLAAITSGLTNWLGGLSGSSVIILGVILGLMMCFDLGGPVNKAAYAFATAGLNVADPASLRIMAAVMAAGMVPPLAMALASTVRPALFTEPERENGRAAWLLGASFISEGAIPFAAADPLRVIPSMMFGGAITGALIMAFDVTLKAPHGGIFVFFAIGNLLWFVVALAVGTAAAAAAVVAAKQFAKPAVSADRTPALTNA; translated from the coding sequence ATGTCCACACCCGCCGCAGCACCGATCATCACCGCCGACCTGGTGGTGCTCGACACCGGAAACGGCCAGGCCGACCAGGCCGGCACGGCAGACAAGGCCGCCGTCATCGGCCGCCTCGCGCACCGCCTGGCCGACGCCGGGCGCACCACCGACCCCGACGGCCTGGTGGGCGCGGCGCTGGCGCGGGAGGGGCAGTCGGCGACCGGCCTGCCCGGGGGGATCGCGATCCCCCACTGCCGGTCCCCGTATGTGGACACCGCGACCATCGGCTTCGCCCGCCTCGACCCCGGCGTCGACTTCGGGGCCCCCGACGGGCCCGCGGACCTGGTGTTCCTGATCGCCGCACCGGAGTCGGGCGGCGCCGAGCACATGAAGCTGCTGTCGAGCCTCGCCCGCGCGCTGGTCCGCAAGGACTTCGTCGCGTCGCTGCGCGCGGCCGCCACCGCCGACGACGTGGTGTCGCTGGTCGAGGGTGTGGTGAACCCGCAGGCCGCACCCACCGCCCCCGCACCGGCTGCCCAGCCGCCCGCCGCCGAGAAAGCCGCCGCCGAACCCGCCAGGCAGCGGTCCCTCGTCGCGGTGACCGCCTGTCCGACCGGCATCGCGCACACCTACATGGCCGCCGACTCCCTGGTCGCCGCCGCGAAGAAGGCCGGCGTCGCGCTGCACGTGGAGACCCAGGGTTCGTCGGGCAGCACCCCGCTGTCGGCCCAGACCATCGACGAGGCCGACGCCGTCATCTTCGCGACCGACGTCGGCGTGAAGGACCGCCAGCGGTTCGCGGGTAAACCCGTCATCGCCTCCGGCGTCAAACGCGCGATCAACGAACCGGACAAGATGGTCGCCGACGCGCTGGCCGCCGCCGACAACCCGGACGCCGCCCGCGTCGAGGGCAGCGCCGGAGCGTCGGCCGCGGCAGCCCCCTCGGGGGACGTCGGCTGGGGCACCCGCACCCGGCAGATCCTGCTCACCGGCGTGAGCTACATGATCCCCTTCGTCGCGGCCGGTGGTCTGCTGATCGCGCTCGGTTTCCTGTTCGCCGGCTACGACATCGCGAATACGCCTGAAGGCGAGACGAATTCGCTCGGCAACATCATCGCCACCACCAACTCGCTGACCAACCTGCCATCCGGCGGCTTCCTGCAGTACCTCGGCGCCATCCTCTTCACGCTCGGCGGACTGGCGTTCTCGTTCCTGGTGCCCGCACTCGCCGGCTACATCGCGTTCGCGATCGCCGACCGGCCCGGCATCGCACCCGGTTTCACGGCGGGCGCGGTCGCCGTCTACGTGGGCGGCGGCTTCATCGGCGGCATCGTCGGCGGCCTGATCGCCGGCTTCGCGGCGCTGTGGATCAGCCGCATCAAGGTGCCGCAGTGGGCCAGGGGCCTGATGCCGGTAGTGATCATCCCGCTGTTCGCATCGCTTGTGGTCGGCCTGCTGATGTTCCTGCTCCTCGGACGCCCGCTGGCCGCCATCACCTCGGGCCTGACCAACTGGCTCGGTGGCCTGTCCGGCAGCTCGGTGATCATCCTCGGGGTCATCCTCGGCCTGATGATGTGCTTCGACCTCGGCGGCCCGGTCAACAAGGCGGCGTACGCGTTCGCCACCGCCGGCCTCAACGTCGCCGATCCGGCGTCGCTGCGCATCATGGCCGCGGTGATGGCGGCGGGCATGGTGCCGCCGCTGGCGATGGCGCTGGCCTCGACCGTGCGGCCCGCGCTGTTCACCGAACCGGAACGGGAGAACGGCCGCGCCGCCTGGCTGCTGGGCGCCTCGTTCATCTCCGAGGGCGCGATCCCATTCGCGGCGGCCGACCCGCTGCGGGTGATTCCGTCGATGATGTTCGGCGGGGCCATCACCGGCGCGCTCATCATGGCCTTCGACGTCACGCTGAAGGCACCGCACGGCGGCATCTTCGTCTTCTTCGCCATCGGCAACCTGCTGTGGTTCGTGGTCGCCCTCGCGGTGGGCACGGCAGCGGCCGCCGCCGCGGTCGTGGCCGCCAAACAGTTCGCCAAACCCGCCGTGTCCGCGGACCGGACACCCGCCCTCACCAACGCCTGA
- a CDS encoding HPr family phosphocarrier protein: MPERTVTVGSAIGLHARPAAIIAEAVVNAGVPVTLSVPGGEPVDAGSALMIMTLGAGNGTEVTVASDDPAALDTVAGLVEQDLDA; the protein is encoded by the coding sequence ATGCCCGAAAGAACCGTCACCGTCGGCTCGGCCATCGGCCTGCACGCCCGGCCTGCCGCGATCATCGCCGAGGCCGTCGTCAACGCCGGCGTCCCCGTCACGCTCTCGGTCCCCGGCGGCGAACCCGTCGACGCCGGGTCGGCGCTGATGATCATGACGCTGGGCGCGGGCAACGGCACCGAGGTCACCGTCGCCTCCGACGACCCGGCGGCGCTGGACACCGTCGCCGGACTCGTCGAACAGGACCTCGACGCCTAG
- the mycP gene encoding type VII secretion-associated serine protease mycosin, with protein MQRVGVVLAALLLALVSAPPVGAIEPPSIDPAALPPDQTGPDSPTEQRRVCSAPTVLPNSNFADKPWPNNYLQLAEAQKFATGAGVTVAVIDTGVNGSPRVPAEPGGDFVDQAGNGMSDCDSHGTLTASIIAGRGAPTDGFIGVAPNARVLSLRQTSEAFQPVGARQDPNDPNTTQTAGSLRSLARAVVHAANLGAQVINISEAACYKITRPIDETGLGAAINYAVNVKNAVVVVAAGNTGQDCTQNPPPDPAIPTDPRGWRQVQTIVSPAWYSPLVLTVGSINDNGQPSNFSMSGPWVGAAAPGANITALGYDGQPVNALQGQDGPIPIGGTSFSAAYVSGLAALLKERFPALTPAQIMNRITATARHPGGGVDNYVGAGVIDPVAALTWEVPEGPADIPYRVKQLPPPVYVPPPDRGPITAVVVIAGGLALVLGIGALTRRALRRR; from the coding sequence GTGCAGCGGGTGGGCGTGGTGCTGGCGGCGTTACTGTTGGCGCTGGTCAGTGCGCCGCCGGTGGGGGCGATCGAACCGCCGAGCATCGACCCGGCCGCACTTCCGCCGGATCAGACCGGACCCGATTCGCCGACGGAGCAGCGGCGGGTGTGTTCGGCGCCCACGGTGCTGCCCAACTCGAACTTTGCCGACAAGCCCTGGCCCAACAACTACCTCCAACTGGCCGAGGCGCAGAAATTCGCGACCGGCGCCGGGGTGACCGTCGCGGTCATCGACACCGGGGTGAACGGCTCACCGCGCGTACCCGCCGAACCCGGCGGTGACTTCGTCGACCAGGCCGGCAACGGGATGTCGGACTGCGACTCGCACGGCACGCTGACGGCGTCGATCATCGCCGGCCGCGGCGCACCGACCGACGGGTTCATCGGCGTCGCGCCCAACGCCCGCGTCCTGTCGCTGCGCCAGACCTCCGAGGCGTTCCAGCCCGTCGGCGCCCGTCAGGATCCCAACGACCCGAACACCACCCAGACCGCGGGCTCGCTGCGCAGTTTGGCCCGCGCCGTCGTGCACGCCGCCAACCTGGGCGCACAGGTCATCAACATCAGCGAGGCCGCCTGCTACAAGATCACCCGCCCGATCGACGAGACCGGGCTGGGCGCCGCCATCAACTACGCGGTCAACGTGAAGAACGCGGTCGTCGTGGTGGCGGCGGGCAACACCGGGCAGGACTGCACGCAGAACCCGCCGCCGGATCCCGCGATCCCGACCGATCCGCGCGGCTGGCGGCAGGTGCAGACGATCGTCAGCCCGGCCTGGTACTCGCCGCTGGTCCTGACCGTCGGCAGCATCAACGACAACGGTCAGCCGAGCAACTTCTCCATGTCCGGGCCGTGGGTGGGTGCGGCGGCCCCGGGTGCGAACATCACCGCGCTGGGGTACGACGGACAGCCGGTCAACGCGCTGCAGGGACAGGACGGCCCGATACCGATCGGCGGTACCTCGTTCTCCGCGGCGTACGTCTCGGGCCTGGCCGCGCTGCTCAAGGAGCGCTTTCCCGCCCTGACCCCGGCGCAGATCATGAACCGCATCACCGCGACCGCACGCCATCCCGGCGGCGGGGTCGACAACTACGTCGGCGCCGGCGTGATCGATCCGGTGGCGGCGCTGACCTGGGAGGTCCCCGAGGGCCCGGCCGACATCCCGTACCGGGTCAAACAGCTGCCCCCGCCGGTCTACGTGCCGCCGCCCGACCGCGGCCCGATCACCGCGGTGGTGGTGATCGCCGGCGGGCTCGCCCTCGTGCTGGGAATCGGCGCGCTGACGCGCCGGGCGCTGAGGCGGCGATGA